From the genome of Scytonema hofmannii PCC 7110, one region includes:
- a CDS encoding Uma2 family endonuclease, translated as MTTLLIQTQSVPLTVNLPSIKSMTVEQFYEFCQANPDLRIERNVSGEVIVMPPAFSDTGNRNFKIAVQLGNWAEQDGTGEPFDSSAGFTLPNRATRSPDASWIKLERWNALSEEQKASFAPICPDFVIELRSQSDRLDELQSKMQEYIDNGASLGWLIDRKNRKVHIYRPNREPEILDNPEIVSGELVLPGFVLRMEKIW; from the coding sequence ATGACGACGCTATTAATTCAAACCCAAAGCGTCCCACTGACAGTCAATCTTCCTTCTATCAAATCGATGACTGTAGAACAGTTCTACGAATTCTGTCAAGCCAATCCCGATTTGAGAATTGAGCGCAATGTCAGTGGAGAAGTCATCGTTATGCCACCAGCCTTTTCAGACACAGGCAACCGCAACTTTAAGATAGCTGTACAGTTGGGGAACTGGGCAGAACAAGATGGAACAGGTGAGCCTTTTGATTCCAGTGCAGGCTTTACCTTACCCAATAGGGCAACTCGTTCCCCTGATGCCTCATGGATTAAACTAGAGCGATGGAATGCCTTAAGTGAGGAACAAAAAGCTTCATTTGCTCCTATTTGTCCGGATTTCGTAATTGAGTTACGTTCACAGAGCGATCGCCTTGATGAATTACAATCCAAAATGCAGGAATATATTGATAATGGTGCATCGTTAGGATGGTTAATCGATCGCAAAAACCGTAAAGTTCATATCTACCGTCCCAATCGAGAACCTGAAATTCTAGATAATCCCGAAATAGTTAGCGGCGAACTGGTGTTACCAGGATTTGTTCTGCGAATGGAGAAAATCTGGTGA
- a CDS encoding Uma2 family endonuclease: MVMSAIALRLEPGQKITLQPVSWQRFEEILGQLDNKRSSRIAYAKGILQIMSPLPEHERTKVILADMVKILLKVQKRAWEPLGSTTFKRESMVAGIEPDDCFYIQNYKAVIGKTRLDLSQDPPPDLALETDLTSETETDAYEALGVPELWIYSRGTLTINVLQEGKYLESLTSPIFPNIALIEIIPRYMERAKIVGASQALQEFELFINNQF; encoded by the coding sequence ATGGTAATGAGTGCGATCGCTCTTCGTTTAGAGCCAGGTCAAAAAATAACTTTGCAACCCGTGTCTTGGCAACGTTTTGAAGAAATTTTAGGTCAGTTAGACAACAAGCGTTCCTCAAGAATTGCCTATGCTAAAGGAATTTTACAAATTATGTCACCCTTACCAGAACACGAACGTACCAAAGTTATACTTGCTGATATGGTCAAAATCTTGCTGAAAGTGCAAAAACGAGCGTGGGAACCTCTTGGCTCTACAACCTTTAAGCGAGAGAGTATGGTAGCTGGAATTGAACCAGATGATTGCTTTTATATTCAAAACTATAAAGCTGTTATAGGCAAAACAAGACTAGATTTGTCTCAAGATCCGCCACCCGATTTAGCATTGGAAACCGATCTGACATCAGAAACGGAAACAGATGCTTATGAAGCATTGGGAGTACCAGAATTATGGATATACTCTCGTGGCACATTAACAATCAATGTGCTGCAAGAAGGTAAGTATCTTGAATCCTTAACATCTCCTATATTTCCTAATATAGCACTTATAGAAATCATCCCAAGATATATGGAACGTGCCAAAATTGTTGGAGCCAGTCAAGCTTTACAAGAATTTGAATTATTTATTAACAACCAATTTTGA
- the tnpA gene encoding IS200/IS605 family transposase translates to MAKLSLQDYEYRRTEGSVSSLNYQFVFVPKRRKAVLVKDIAQRLQAIIFELTQEHGWKLIALEIMPDHVHCFLNAPTQESPADIARWIKGRASHHLRKEFPELLKMPSLWSPSYFVASTGQVSTEVVRKYIENQKSK, encoded by the coding sequence ATGGCTAAACTTTCTTTACAAGATTACGAATACCGTAGAACTGAAGGATCTGTATCTTCCCTAAACTATCAATTTGTATTTGTACCTAAACGGCGAAAAGCTGTGTTGGTTAAAGATATTGCTCAACGATTACAGGCAATCATATTTGAACTAACACAAGAGCATGGATGGAAATTGATAGCACTTGAGATCATGCCAGATCACGTACATTGCTTTCTGAACGCACCCACACAGGAATCACCAGCAGACATAGCGAGATGGATTAAGGGACGAGCCAGTCATCACCTGCGAAAAGAATTTCCCGAACTTTTAAAAATGCCGTCATTGTGGAGTCCCAGTTACTTTGTAGCTTCTACCGGGCAAGTTAGTACTGAGGTTGTGCGAAAATACATTGAGAATCAAAAAAGCAAATAG
- a CDS encoding aldo/keto reductase — MASNKTTRRNFLKTSAAVAGGIVGTSACQQLTNSTVEPVENSSSTVDLNSQDVSTLVSSTSLEKMPQRVLGRTGVTVPILGLGGSASPLSRLQEDEEANSIAIIERAYELGIRYFDTASNYGPSEERLGKVLPPYRKEIFLASKSNARDRDRAWQELEQSLKRLKTDYLDLWQFHSVSFDWNLDAIFNSKHGAIRAAREAKEQKIVRFVGITGHNNPAIIAQALRRYPFDTALIPINAADKHTPSPFITGVLPVAQKNNTGIIAMKVPAYGRLFKPGILDGMHQAMGYALSQPGVHCCIIAAEDVKLLEQNVKVASAFQSLSKQELQAIEQRTASVWQDSSFFREWA; from the coding sequence ATGGCAAGCAACAAGACAACTAGGCGCAATTTTCTGAAAACTAGCGCGGCTGTTGCTGGTGGAATTGTGGGAACTTCAGCTTGTCAGCAACTCACAAATTCCACGGTTGAACCGGTGGAGAATTCTAGTTCTACAGTAGATCTGAACTCGCAAGATGTATCTACCTTAGTATCTAGTACATCTTTAGAAAAAATGCCGCAAAGAGTTTTGGGTCGCACGGGTGTCACAGTTCCTATCCTTGGTTTGGGAGGATCTGCGTCTCCTCTCTCTCGTCTTCAAGAAGATGAGGAAGCTAACTCCATAGCAATTATTGAACGAGCATATGAATTGGGGATTCGTTACTTTGATACGGCTTCTAATTACGGACCGAGTGAAGAACGTTTGGGTAAAGTCCTACCACCCTATCGCAAGGAAATATTTTTGGCAAGTAAAAGCAATGCTAGGGATCGCGATCGCGCATGGCAAGAATTAGAGCAATCTCTCAAACGTTTAAAAACTGATTATCTTGACTTGTGGCAGTTTCATTCTGTTTCCTTTGACTGGAATTTGGATGCCATTTTCAATTCCAAACATGGTGCAATAAGAGCTGCACGGGAAGCAAAAGAGCAAAAAATAGTGCGCTTTGTTGGTATTACGGGACACAATAACCCGGCAATTATTGCTCAAGCACTTCGCCGCTATCCATTTGACACCGCTCTTATCCCCATCAATGCTGCTGACAAACATACTCCCAGCCCGTTTATTACAGGTGTGCTACCAGTGGCTCAAAAAAACAATACTGGTATCATTGCTATGAAAGTGCCTGCTTACGGTCGTCTGTTTAAACCTGGTATCTTGGATGGAATGCATCAAGCGATGGGATATGCTTTGTCTCAACCGGGCGTTCACTGTTGTATTATTGCCGCAGAAGATGTAAAGTTGCTGGAGCAAAATGTTAAAGTGGCAAGCGCTTTTCAGTCACTTTCAAAGCAGGAATTACAGGCGATCGAACAACGGACTGCTTCTGTTTGGCAAGATAGTAGTTTTTTCCGGGAATGGGCTTAA